The Rhipicephalus microplus isolate Deutch F79 chromosome 4, USDA_Rmic, whole genome shotgun sequence sequence AATTAAACCGCATTTCGGCGACGCtggtgagataaaatatcacgtggaccagcttgtcggcttcataccacttattgttggcgctcaccagttcgtagtgctcgagccagtcttcgacgtcggtcccatccgcaccgctgaagactttcggctcccgtagcctaggatggccagggcagttgaactggagcgaaggcgtcgatgtagtggcgttgccagtcatgacaggtggtagcgtggggcttcgcagctccaggttgtagcaacggggattaacagcaccttccaccaaatgtgaggaggtttataagccattaaaggcagcgacgagacagcgtgaagaaccgtccagcgatcggcacagcaacgaaccgaagcacgagccgagagagccggacgttggcgatgctgctcgctgcaggcacatcttcttcttcacatttctgacacctttgttgagcattttgtcaacttccgcTTGTATAACTCTGCGCTTGGCGTGGGAGACACGATAAGGGGGTCGGCGAatgggactggcgtcaccagtgtttTTATGGTGCTGAACGGTGGATGTTTGTCCTAGAGGTCTGTCCTCGAAATCAAAAATGTCGGTATACGACGCGAGAAGGTGATGGATGTCGTTGGCTTGCACAtgattgaggtcgggtgcaatcatcttcgagaaacaaCTCGGCATAGAACAGATGCTGTTAGCTACACAAGACTAAAGGAAATCAATCTTGGTAGTGAGAgccgctatttcgaattcgtcagcattggatacgctggccaagcacatgccacgaggaagcacttgagggcgaAAGCTGAAATTAAGAAGCGGGAGCGAGGTACAGTTGTCAGTGACATTcccaagcgtatggggaatgacAATGTTGCGCTCAAAGAgaacgtcggcgagaggaaggaggacatattgaccatcgggaacctgtggctgtgtggtcaaaatgacgtaggtggctgcctgaggtGACAGTCGCACACCCCGAAGAGAGCACAGGTGTGGCGGGGCAGTGTAGtgttcagcgactatctgaggcggGTCTAGCTGAAGGATGCCGGTAGCACAATCGATAAGAGCAGAGTGATTCGACAAGACGTCCAGACCTAGGATAACGTCTTGGTGCAGAGGtgaatcacggctaaaatgacagaagcagtgtggtcctttatacttaAGCgagcagtgcacagaccgagaaccatcggcgtgccgccatcggccacacggagcgcttgtgcagcagctgatgtcagaactttctttaaacgtgtgcgtaagCTTGAAcacatgaccgaaatgcttgcgccagTGTCTGCAAGTGCTTGTGCAGGTACGCCCTCTACTTCAaagtctattacacttcgtctgctaggaacggagagaggatttgatgcggaagtcgtcaatgcagcaccacctccgggggctgcatttctcagttttctgaGACGATGTGGCCGGAAGCAACGGGGGATGAGAAGCGCCGTGactgcggcgaacgggacgatggaCGACGTATtagcggcgaacgagactggtgcccacgtggtgaaggcgagcggctgtaccatgtgttccgagaatggtcaacgGCATGGGACTCTTAGGCAGGTGAAAATAATCGGGCGGTACCGcggaaacgggtcatattggtcgttgcactAGGTGCCGAGGACCATGTATTGCAGAAGTAATGAGCAATATGTCTCACGCAGTGGCAGTTAAAACATATAgtgcggtcatctgcagttcgccactcagccgggtttcGAGTACGTGGAGAAATCCGTCGGTGGGaggagggcatcgcgaaagggcgttcgctAACTCTGGGGGGTGCTGACATGTTACACGGAATGCACtacgatgttttcaagctcctggcgcGCGATGggttgaacaagaggaacagtaacaggagtggtatcggtactgcgcgaattgaacgccgagggcgccattgCTTCCATTTCGCGACGAACAGTGCGTGTCAGGTCTTCCGGCGGCGACGGTCGTTGTGGTGCGAACTGGTCCTCACAAgtcgatgttgcagcggtgtttggaagtCGGGCGAATGTTTGCAGAATACGGCGACTTTTTACTTGTTCAAACTGACGACACTTTTTGATGATCGCGTCCACGGTGGAATAGTTCTTGCACagcaggagattgaacgcgtcgtcggcaatccctttcacgACATGCCttaccttgtcaccttctgtcatgtcgctttcggcctttaggcagagggccagcacgtcttgaatgtatgcgAGGTATGATTCCGTTGGGAATTGGGcgcggcaggccaattcctttttgtcgGCGATCTTACGAttggcggttttgccaaacacctctcgcatcttttcgttgcattggtcccagcttgtgaaaTCTTCGTTGTTTTCGTACCACACCTTCGCCGTGCCTATAACGTAAAACAGcgcattagccaactgaagtgtgggatcccatctgttcggcacactcactcgttcgaatatggccaaccaatcgtcaacgtcgacgccatcggtcccGTAGAATGTACCGGGATTCTTGAGTAGCGTGAAAATGTATGGTCGCGACGCCGTGTTCATCGGaaacgctgacgttgacgcggagggctcagcattggccatggctggaaaaccAATGCggcgtccgctgcggagctccgttgcctgatggttacccagcacctctcaccaatgtATTACGGGGTCAGTCACTTCTGTATAAACGCAATTACAGAGGAACAACCTCAGGCGagaatcacaatggctgattggcacactcgcgcgcctCTCAGCTGATTCTGACCTTCATCTTTCTTTACTTCGTAACAAAATTTCGGATAAATCTTGCGCATTAGCAGGTGGTCAGAGTACACCTTTACCTGAATCAGTTTTAGTGTCAAAACCTGTGGTCTGCTTAAGTTTCTGTGCGGTGAAGAGAACACTGTCCCAGCCCCAGGTAAAAAGTGTTTTCGTGAGTTCAATATACGAGGCCAGAGGTTGTCGTTTTTACAAAACCTCCGCGCCACGATCCGCGATAGCTACACGGCATACTAGTCCTCGCGTAGCTACATGGGCCACCTTCTCATTGGATGGGGCTCCCTCGATCTCTCCCTGCAATAAATGTATGTTTCGGAAAAATACAATGGatgaagtgcttttttttattatgaaagaTCATGTGCAACCAACGGTTTCAGAAGACGAAGGCCTTTTCCGATATTATCTGCAGCAAAGCGAATGCTTCAGACAACAAGCCTATTTCGGTAGCTCAGAAAACATGGCCACAATTCTGAAAAGTCTTCACTCAGTTATGCATGACAACGAATTCGGAAGGCGAAGGAATGGACAATGGAGGAGAACTATTttttactagaataaatttctgcATAAAAATGTGGAAAAAAGACACAAACAATTAAGGAAAGGGGGTGAGTACTCCTTATTGGATAAGGCAATCATACCGGAGACCGACACGTTGAGCCCCCGTCTCCTAATATAGAAAGCTTCAAATACTTTACGAGTGGTTATGCTATGATGTTTATATATGTAGTTGCATCAACAAAAAAGGGTGCGAAGCTGCACATAGTGCACGTCATACTGTCCAGTACAAGTTATAGTCTGTAACATGAAAGAACAAAATCCTTAAACATCCAAGTTCTCACTAGCCTGACCATCTGTTTTACGTTTTATTCCGAGGTCTCTCTGGCATCATGCAGCAAGAAGCTCTTTAGGGCGTCATCGGTGGAACCTAACAATAATTAGTGTGCTGCTCAGGCTGACCTTAATATATCGATAGTATCAATTTCAAGCGTACAAATGTATACGTTGTTTTAGGTAGCACTCTTTCAGTTTCATGAACAAAGAAACAACGGCTCACGATGCAAATAATTCTCTAAATATGAGCGATTCATTACTTCGTCTTCCCAAATAGTTTGTCGCAAAATTTTGATGACTTGTTGGCTAATCTTTATGGTAATACTACTTCTAATGATGGTATCATGCTTTCTGCAGGGTGCCCCGCAGCTGATCGAGTGCCCTCATGCCCTGAAATTCAACAATAATCTCAACGTGTGCGACTTCCCTTGGCGTGCAGCCTGCGTCGAGCTCCCTATCCCGGAACCCGCACTGCCGACCACTGAAGCTCCTTTGGCCACCGAGAAGGTTGTCATCACGAAAATTGTCACGGAGATTTTCAGGCCCGTCGAAGAGCAGGCCGCACCTTCGTGAAAAATAAAGCGCTGCTACTTGCACACCTATGACGTTTGTTATAGTTTCTGAAGTGGGAAATCAAATTTGGTCTGACAATGAAGCTAAGAAGTCGACGTGCAAGGAATGACGCTGGGGCAAACATTCGTAAAAACATCTGCGTTCTTGTTTTCTCTTTCACATAGAATGGTTTTATTCTGGTGCCCACCAAGTATTCAGtggcgtatttccgtcacggatatgatgtGGATAAAACGGAAACTAACGgataacaaaggaaaaaaatatcACCGGGTGGGAATCATGTGTAGGTGcgacaatattgttacggggagaaggcgtctgaaaaaaaCTTTAcctttggtaaacaggcaggcgtacaatatggagcccagtctgcacgagctcgccctaaacatcgtcctctttcctacaatgttcatttgtggcaccccatagcatcacccccggcggcgaaggcaccgtctcggtgcttggttggtccgagtaatatcgcttcagccgagtgacgtgaacaacgtcagagcACGATgacgcgctggtggcgttaagaggttcaatttcatatgtcacttcggtgacttggcgcaccacacagTACGGATTCAAGTACGGCGAAgacagcttttcgcacaggcccactcgccgcgacggcgtccagagaaggactgtgtcaccttgactgaattGTACATCACAATGGCACGCAtcgtagacctgtcgttgtcgttcctgtgaatcgctcagacgccggcgagcaatctcacgtgcctctagacctctagagatcacatcgcgggcatattctgacgtgtggctaacggcaagaaggagcgtgtcaaaaggcaacgtaggttctcgtccgtacaggaggaaaaatggcgaaaaacctgcagtgtcatgccgagacgtattataggcaaatctTACAAATGGAAGGGAGGAGTCCTAGTCACGATGGTCTGAAGATACGTACatatggcgagcatgtccgtgattgTTCTATTTAGCCACTCCGTGagcccattggtttgaggatgatacgccgttgtgaacttgtgctttgtagcgcaagagtgtaatatgtcttggataacttgtgataaaaagtagcgaccccgatcggtaagccGTTGCCAAGGAGCGCCGTGGtataatatgacgtcttctagaagaaagtcggcgacgtcggtcgcacaactggtaggaaaggcccgcgtgatggcataccgaggggtgtaatccgtggcgactgctatccacttgtttccgctggccgataaagcaaacggtcctagtaagtcaacacctaccctataaaatggttcggatgggatctgaaagggctgaaggcgtcccgctggaagggttgctagttttttgcggtgttgacaggatttgcatgaggcgacgtaacggcagacggatcggtaaataccgggccaaaagaagtgacgtcgaacgcggtcataagttcttgaaactcccaggtgaccagctgtcggaatatcattcAACTGTgcgaggacagtctgacgcatgaGTTGTGGCATGActaacagcagctcaggtccgtcaggatgcatgctgtagcgatataagacgccataTTGGAGCAgaaacatacggagagacggaggagttgtgggacgactaagccgaaggattatatctctgaggtgaggatgaGGGCGTTGCTGATCaccgatgttgctaaacgcggaaagtgccaaaacgcaagtagactcatcgctctcagaaaggtctgctgggtcatCTGGATGAcacgacaagcaatcagcatcctcatagtggcgacctgatttgtagacaaccgtgtaggaatattcctgtagccgtagagcccacccgccgagacgtccactaggatcttttaaggacgacaaccagcataaggcgtggtgatcagtgacaactgTGAACGGGCGTCAATACAAATACGACCGAAAcctagccactgcccagacgagcgcgagacattcgcgttctgtgatggagtaatttcgctctgctggcgataaatgATGGCTAaggtatgcaataacgcgctcacacccatgctgtcgttgtgccaaaacagctccgattccgtggccgctggcgttggaccgcatatatcaaagtggccgagaatcggcgGCGTCgcaagtctactcgtcagttcaacgaatgctctggcttgttcaggtccccacacaaaagtcacattttctttagtagttccgtgagcgggcgtgcgacgtcagcgaaattccgcacaaatctacgaaagtaagaacaaaggcccacaaagcttcgaacgtcgttcgcagaggtcggcagagggaaatccttgacggcgcggatttcctcaggatcgggacgaacaccagaagaatcgacaaggtgtccaaggacaatGAGCTGCCGgcagccgaagtgacatttcgacaagtttagttggagccctgctttaggaaaaccgaaagaatttctgagagacgctcgaggtgagtttcgaaagttggcaaaaaaaaacaatgacgtcatcaaggtagcataagcagaccGACCACTTGAAActgtgaagaagagcgtccatcattcgttcgaatgtagccgtggcattgcataacccgaacggcattactttaaactgatagagcccgtcgggagttataaatgccgtaTTTTCActgtccagatcatcaactgatatcttccagtacccggaacgaaggtcgatggaagagaaataatttgctgcACTAAGGCAGTCAAAAGCGTCATCTATCGaaggcagaggatacacgtcttttttgcaACTTTGTTAAGAtatctgtagtcgacacaaaagcgccagctgttatccttctttctcacgagcacaacgggcgaagcccaaggacttgaagaaagttcaatgatgtctcgggcaatcATCtcgtcgacttcttgctggatcacgtggcgctcggtggagaaaacccgatagggtcgccggtgtactggatatgcatcaccggtgttgatccgatgctttacgacggtcgtttgacctaggggtcggtcgcagagatcaaagacgtcttgatacgacgcaataaggccacgaagcgcagacacatgctcgaccaggagatcagaggcaatcattccagttatgctgtCTAGTGTACTGCCCAACTAAATACtggcagatgacggtgtatcctcaGTTAAGGCCGATATGTtgtagtcgccggccggggcaagggcTGCAAGGGATATCCCTCGTGGCAGTACTTCAGAGCgaagtccaaagttcacaatagggagacatgccacgttgtccttcattgtgatgatggtgggggggaacgcaacattgagcgaacgGAGGACTGTACaattaggtgaaatgacataatcaccgccagccacaggtggatcacaagagacgtcgatatacgtcacagttCGACAAGATAGGCGGACAaggtcggcggagcatagctttggcagcgcaggatcaggagggtcaacggcgtgtggtaggacgagctcaacaacaccagcagaacagtcagtTAGGGCgaaatgctccgacagaaaatcgaatCCCAAAATGACGTCGtatgggcagtggtccagtacgtaaaacagaacagaggtatgacgtccagcaacagttacacgggcggcacacatcccagttaccgctggtgttgcaccatcagctactcggacaacagtgatcggagcaggagtgagcactttcttgagtcgagcacaaaggctggagttcatgactgatatgtgagcgccggtgtcaatgagtgctgccacagaagtaccgtcaacatttactttaatcaagttgttgtgtccgggtatcgtgagtagaggaatttcgggtcgggtcgtcgaagcaggctcacctctaggagctgcgcccatcagttttccgaagactggtggtaggaggacgagggggagcgacgtcggttagttgagcgggacatgcgtccatATGGCGACGAGGAGCGGCTTGGTTGGGtgggcctggatggcgaagcatcatcttgtgccgtgtagatcggcatccgagagccagcaggtgggcgtcgggtgttggcataatgcgaccatggctgccaaccacaggaaatgcggcaatgacgtgaaatatggccgactcgtccacagttgaagcagatcggcctgtcatcggaagtttgccattctgccgggttccggtaacgtgggcggttgttcggtccgcgggacatattaggtgtactgggcagtcggtagtcaggtcggttaatggggcatagcgtctgaagtccggcgttggccagtttcTGGCGTACACAGTAAAactttttacacccaaaagggtgtaaaagggtgcttttacgagaaagcaccttTTTCAACACCCTTtgacacccataaatggtcgattgaaaaaaaagcacccatttgtttgcgtgcttgcctcgatagcaccctaaagtAGGCTCCAAGGgcgcttttgtgcctgagaagggtgtaggtgacgattcatcagatgaaatatgcagcataagaagaacacataattataatatttgggattttacgtctcaaaaaccttagatatgattatgagggtcgtcgtagtggaaagctctagagattttgaccatttggtgttcttttatgggcgctgatatcgcacagtgcacaggcttctaccttttcgcctccatctggattcgactgccacggccggcatcgaacccgcgaccttcggattggtggccgagcagcgtagctactgcacgaatatgtggaccttgtgttaaatgacggcctagacttagaatgtgtgaaggtgctctccgaatacagcagaatgccagcagaatcaaatcgcgtttcatctataatggcaattaactgcaatccacgttacgaaagctcaccttggcgttggttataagctacatgtttgctgtggattatatacaggaacataatgttcgcccgagtatgggtgtgtgtgcgtgagcctgcgcatgtgttcgcgtgtaagcgcgattgtgtgtacacccgtgcatgtgtgcgtgcgcgtgtatgtgcgagtccgtgcttgtgttaagcgtgcctgtgcacatgtgtacgcccatgcatgcgtgcgtttacggtcgcgtgtgtgtgttgccgtatgtgtgtatacgtgtatgtgtgtgcgcctgtgaataagtatgcgtgtgtatcagcccgtgcgccctcaaatttcgtgtgtgtgtgtgcggggggggggggcactgcttcttagtgtttaaggtcccacacctgttcagacttggagtctatatgggaggtggcttaagaaatggcggtggtcaaggcactgtacactgactattcagtacatggaaaacagctgtacattttcgtacctcatcattgcttacgaacttgctgtggtagctgattaggtccgctgaggcgcttctacgctcgaaaacgtgggttatgaccaattcacacggaaagctgtcattgcacttatgcacaaccatcgtttatattaacaacgtttaacaagaacgtgccctgcctttgctacagttgcttagctagctcattgggcaaccatatggaattatgtgctgatcatgtggtcagcaaaacgTTTGTTATAACAatctcggcacgtttcgtggtgcatgaCAAGCCTTTTAAACATCCgctactgtggattaatttgttccagcttcgactacgcattcagtgtttgcggcaccatacgcggaattgcctgacacagacaatgcaaaaagaaatttctctggaaaaaggtgtagcgatgctctcccgctaatggcaccgaggacgaaataattattgtttctggccattccatggtgcactttgttttccgcaagttttgcctaactatttttcgcccactgcaatcgcattccgtcaaaatactcgaagaacccgaggctggtaaataacctgcgtcgctgtgcgactggctggaaggagagttgccgtttacaaggggtcattccgcgttgaacggccgtccgccgtatgcgccatagcgtttgccttttggcgccgtcttggcgggtttgtcgctcctcctcccccccccccgttcaccccggccagcgttgcttcCACAatggcggcgtagataagcgaatagttgcgtcaccgagcACCTGCgccgacagctgcggcgccgccgccagtgcctcctccttctctctctcaacgttgccctctctgtctcatcagtctttcaaatgcgttgcgttggtcgggggtcttggtcgctgtgtgtgttctagcgaacaggcgcatgacaccgtgttcaatggtggtcacgcatgacactgtgttcgaagtgacgctcggattaagaaatattcatggagtggcggacacggacaacgtgggcctgttaacggtgagtgtactgttttcgtaggtggtattcatacagcgctagctgggtgcctgcagcagctctgctgaagtaggctgccagccatttacaacagcatgcgttcgcgggcctgttgcagatgcccgattaaacgtgtgacttaacgagttcacactgctatgcgcgatgttgtgtaagtgcctgcatcactcatacagtgagtgatgtgatcacttaacaagggcgggattagttgctgatcgcacattgtctctacactgcacaaagtgattgatattgttttaagatgtgctttgggctatcATAGACATAGACATAGAAATGttatcgtaataacatttctatgaatactcaaatgtgcaacgtgcttctgttggtgtaagcgtaaaaaaagaaagaaaaagcaaaaattatgtacagaggcgcactgtacgaaatggcttttttttttgcttaaagactgtttagttggaggtgctgatatgccgcgatgctcccagcacgtgcgcctcggtcttttaagctatttaggaaaAGTGCCttcagcaacagggaaagatctagcagacttccaaaggcgcgttgttgtggccatcgccgtgcgttgttttccctcgtttctgtttgctgttttcgtgcttcactttcatctgcgataatgttcggcgttataacagaatcgagagagtatacgtgactgttggagctatgtgcggtagctctagcataagccatggctgctgcaacgtagacggcgtccgcgcgcgttggtgtcgttcgagtgctcctacttgcttgattgtgtttaactgagtatttaggcacgggttatgTTTGTAAaccccgtggtcaataatcgctaatagcgtgcccctgattgccgtcagaggatgggcttggttgccgaaatatgccagacgctttttctgaaagcaagctttgaaaaaaattttttaaagaaatactttcatacgtgctaggcagtgcctattgcaggcccgcaactctttaaaaactggacgagctatcacatcttttatcaaactgcaatgaattaagatgattgaattatagatgacgaatttctgtgctagattaggtgcacaaaacacatgttcgcagccctacgtctagtaagcaggcaaataggaagcacagcgtcaaatttggattagattccattgacggagcgtcttgtgaggatAGAAAgcacgagaaaattgttcatttttgaagcccttatagaggcagtcagaattgcactgattggtgacttgtaacaattcctcagattgttagaggcgtgattaaagtaagtaaatcttttacttttttttgcagacctcttcgctagtgccacgcccaagatcatttgttctcatgtaaaagagaaagcagagatgtcttcactgtttgtacatgaagaggtaagattcttgtgcgttttgattaatgctacatgttgtgaacgttgtactttaagaattatatttcacactggctcactaccctagaaggaatttgattcttaagtgagttcaggctttcgtaagtgccatttttgagctgtagtcttacacttcacctcattttgggaattcgctgtatgctggaaaactcttatgtttatcatacgaaattattagaATGTATGGGTtctatgcttcgagttcagtgtaatgtcaattacacgccatttcgaaggatacacactacacattctttatatatggtgctgccagaacagcacgaacatccttttataagaagtcatatttgctcttattacaggatgagagggtgccactgacgtcctgcgtagtctaccccggacccagcctagagcaagcctacttcctgaacctccacgtggataaccgaaaaa is a genomic window containing:
- the LOC119172436 gene encoding uncharacterized protein LOC119172436; the protein is MAMQAKFMVPAFTLLAVSVSAVAADFVACPSMDDKETDATLLPNPYNCSTFYLCSQGAPQLIECPHALKFNNNLNVCDFPWRAACVELPIPEPALPTTEAPLATEKVVITKIVTEIFRPVEEQAAPS